The genomic region ATGAGGTGCTATAAGCACCTCAAGAAAAAAATCCTCTTCCTGTATAAAAATCCATATAAATTATGGATTTGTCAATATTTAACATATACGCTTGCAAAATTCCCGTTAATATAACAATTGAAGGTACTATACCATTTACACTATCATCATTGTTATATTTACTTACATATTTGTCAAAATCAAAATTTTTTAATATCATCCCTTTTTGACCTTCTACTCCAGCACTTATTATTTTTTTCCCTTTTTTTAAAGCATAATTTGAAATTAATAATCTACTTTCAATATTATCTACACAAAGATAAATAGTTTCGTATTCATCCAAAATATTTAAATTTTTCTCGGTCACTTTTTCTATAATCCCTTTTTTGCAATATTTTAATTTTTTTTCAATTGCATTCACTTTATATTTTCCAATATCTTTTTTAGTAAATAAGAATTGCCTTGCGATATTAGTTTTATCAACTACATCATCATCTATGATTACAAATGGTATTTTGTTTTTATTAAGCATATATGAAACGGGATTCCCCAACCCTCCAGCACCAATAATAATACTTTTTTTTGATTTTATTTTTTTGTTAAATTGAATTGGTATTTTGATTGAATCAATCCCAAATAAGTATTCAGAAATAACTAATTGAGCTATTAATGCTCCTGCTAAATCTTCAGGTATAGATTTGTTTTCTTGAAAATTCTCAACTAATTTAATTGTGCAATCATTATATATTTTTATGTCCTTTATTCTACCCTTTCTATTTATGTTTACACCACAATTTTTTAAAATTTTATTAGCTAGAGGGTTTTTAGTATATACAGTATAATTAATTAGCTTTCTTGTGTTTTCTATACCTATACATTTTATTTGCCTATCAAAAAAAA from Marinitoga aeolica harbors:
- a CDS encoding ThiF family adenylyltransferase translates to MWFCLIDSVFFDRQIKCIGIENTRKLINYTVYTKNPLANKILKNCGVNINRKGRIKDIKIYNDCTIKLVENFQENKSIPEDLAGALIAQLVISEYLFGIDSIKIPIQFNKKIKSKKSIIIGAGGLGNPVSYMLNKNKIPFVIIDDDVVDKTNIARQFLFTKKDIGKYKVNAIEKKLKYCKKGIIEKVTEKNLNILDEYETIYLCVDNIESRLLISNYALKKGKKIISAGVEGQKGMILKNFDFDKYVSKYNNDDSVNGIVPSIVILTGILQAYMLNIDKSIIYMDFYTGRGFFS